The following proteins are co-located in the Streptomyces bottropensis ATCC 25435 genome:
- a CDS encoding S1 family peptidase, whose protein sequence is MSPKGSLARRPRPLKAAAFGIGLLTVLSIAGIGVANDNSGSTNTANPVKAADSGRRDEVFDLIESADIPGLDAFSVGIDPIADKIGVHLFAPEGLPTAAKAALKFGDDVTVTVQEASAPHAHINVSGGASIGAVGSASCTAAFAVGLANGQSGFLTAGHCFSPQPAANQQTVRIGSVAATGVSFNFGPSDYGIYALDGSPNSNDALPQVVDDNGTHPVRGITAPTVGTEICMHGITSGTSCGKVTLVNTRVTYAAQRDSAGNITLPSTQVSGLIQSDLCSEPGDSGSAVYTRPAAGNNTGINAVAINSGASLFSLGTKKVCGEKAGFNNVAYHVPLSATPAKSTNPFDDVFIKVAP, encoded by the coding sequence ATGTCCCCCAAAGGCTCTCTCGCTCGGCGTCCTCGACCTCTCAAGGCCGCCGCCTTCGGTATCGGGCTGCTCACCGTCCTCAGCATCGCCGGCATCGGTGTCGCCAACGACAACAGCGGCAGTACCAATACCGCTAACCCGGTAAAGGCTGCTGACTCGGGCCGGCGTGACGAGGTCTTCGATCTCATTGAATCCGCAGACATTCCTGGGCTGGACGCCTTCTCAGTCGGCATCGATCCGATAGCGGACAAGATCGGTGTGCACCTCTTCGCCCCAGAGGGGCTGCCAACCGCTGCGAAGGCGGCGCTCAAGTTCGGCGACGATGTCACGGTAACCGTCCAGGAAGCTTCGGCGCCGCACGCGCACATCAACGTGAGCGGCGGTGCATCGATCGGCGCCGTGGGTTCTGCGTCTTGCACGGCTGCTTTCGCTGTCGGGCTCGCCAACGGGCAGTCGGGATTCCTCACAGCCGGACACTGTTTCAGCCCCCAGCCAGCCGCCAATCAGCAGACCGTCAGGATCGGATCGGTGGCGGCAACCGGGGTCTCATTCAATTTCGGCCCGTCCGATTACGGAATCTACGCCCTCGACGGCAGCCCCAACAGCAACGACGCGTTGCCCCAGGTCGTTGACGACAACGGGACCCACCCGGTCCGGGGAATCACCGCACCGACGGTCGGCACGGAGATCTGCATGCACGGCATCACCTCCGGCACGTCCTGCGGGAAGGTGACTCTCGTGAACACCCGGGTCACCTATGCAGCGCAGAGGGACTCGGCAGGAAACATAACCCTGCCGAGTACACAGGTAAGTGGTTTGATCCAGAGCGATCTGTGCTCGGAACCCGGTGACAGTGGCAGTGCGGTCTACACCCGACCGGCGGCAGGCAACAACACCGGTATCAACGCCGTCGCAATCAACAGTGGCGCAAGCCTCTTCAGCCTGGGGACCAAGAAAGTGTGCGGCGAGAAGGCGGGATTCAACAACGTCGCCTATCACGTCCCGTTGTCCGCCACCCCCGCCAAGAGCACCAATCCGTTTGACGACGTCTTCATCAAGGTCGCTCCCTGA
- a CDS encoding SGNH/GDSL hydrolase family protein encodes MAGYRSRNKRRFKIRLFAGLAAVGLSGVTVFMANAADSTIDGTLDYIALGDSYSSGHGASSTYNGAVNTTCKRNDLAYPNQFFAKYAAALQPSKSSSMFNRACTGSKIQDVIDDQLGSVTGSVEMVTITIGGNDVNFAAAGTTCVLSSSPACTAALNNLAPKISPLRQPLTDLLAQIRERAPIANIVISGYPKIFDTGDCGILSISEDNRDRMRGLQDSMNDLIREVAGASERVQYADPDGLFEGHRVCDSGDRWINQVSDGVAQLDTGAAYHPNANGHAAMADAVFDAAMGSTTGPNSN; translated from the coding sequence ATGGCAGGCTACAGATCACGTAATAAGCGGCGATTCAAGATCCGGCTGTTCGCAGGATTGGCGGCAGTCGGACTGTCGGGCGTCACCGTGTTCATGGCAAATGCCGCCGACAGCACCATAGACGGCACGCTCGACTACATCGCACTCGGAGATTCGTACTCCTCCGGCCACGGCGCGAGCAGCACCTACAACGGGGCCGTCAACACCACTTGCAAGAGGAACGACTTGGCCTATCCGAATCAATTCTTCGCGAAGTATGCGGCAGCCCTGCAGCCGTCCAAGTCGTCCAGCATGTTCAACCGGGCGTGCACCGGGTCGAAGATACAGGACGTCATTGACGACCAGCTCGGCTCCGTAACAGGATCGGTCGAAATGGTGACCATCACTATTGGCGGGAATGATGTGAACTTCGCCGCCGCCGGGACCACCTGCGTCCTGTCCAGTTCACCGGCCTGCACAGCGGCGTTGAACAACCTCGCTCCGAAAATCTCGCCGCTGCGGCAGCCGCTCACCGACCTCCTCGCCCAGATCCGCGAGAGGGCGCCGATCGCCAACATCGTCATTTCCGGGTATCCGAAGATCTTCGATACCGGAGACTGCGGCATCTTGTCCATCTCGGAAGACAACCGGGACCGTATGAGGGGCCTTCAAGACTCGATGAACGACCTGATTCGTGAGGTGGCGGGGGCCAGCGAGCGGGTTCAGTACGCCGATCCGGACGGCCTCTTCGAAGGCCACCGGGTGTGTGACTCCGGCGATCGGTGGATCAATCAGGTGAGCGACGGGGTCGCGCAGTTGGACACCGGGGCGGCCTACCACCCCAACGCCAACGGCCACGCGGCCATGGCCGACGCGGTCTTCGATGCCGCTATGGGCTCCACCACCGGGCCCAACTCCAACTAG
- a CDS encoding ester cyclase has product MPHSDARRALIEKAWAAAWGQGDVDALDALLSPAYLRRHGDPQPQDLNAFKAMIVSTRAAFPDLVTTVDDIVVEGDRAAVRWHSSGTQTNSFLGVPPTRRRVQVSGATFARFEGDRIVEEHVTWDPRALLSALGIIRVGQD; this is encoded by the coding sequence GTGCCGCACTCTGACGCCCGTCGCGCACTCATCGAGAAGGCATGGGCCGCAGCCTGGGGCCAGGGTGACGTCGACGCCCTCGACGCACTGCTGAGCCCGGCGTACCTCCGCCGCCACGGCGACCCGCAACCGCAGGACCTGAACGCCTTCAAGGCCATGATCGTCTCGACCCGGGCGGCCTTCCCGGACCTGGTCACGACCGTCGACGACATCGTGGTCGAGGGAGACAGGGCCGCTGTCCGCTGGCACAGCAGCGGAACCCAGACGAACTCGTTCCTCGGAGTCCCTCCCACCAGACGGCGCGTGCAGGTCAGTGGCGCCACGTTCGCCCGCTTCGAGGGCGACCGGATCGTCGAGGAGCACGTGACGTGGGATCCACGGGCGCTGCTTTCGGCGCTGGGCATCATCCGGGTGGGACAGGACTGA
- a CDS encoding flavin reductase family protein: MTPLASMPDLGVMKLVNRQFVTGVTVVTAMDGETPRGLAVNAFSSISLDPPTVMVCVQRTSSTHDCLFAADHLAINILSTDQLDVVATFAGKGDDKFRDVAWESGPFGSPLLARSSAQMEVEIRERLQASTHTVFIGRVVHAAVAGNHPMVYSAGKFFDGGALAPLGSTDRAAGGSG, from the coding sequence ATGACCCCCCTCGCCTCGATGCCTGACCTCGGCGTCATGAAGCTGGTGAACCGGCAGTTCGTCACCGGTGTCACGGTCGTGACCGCGATGGACGGTGAGACCCCCAGAGGGCTGGCCGTCAACGCGTTCTCGAGCATCTCGCTCGACCCCCCGACCGTAATGGTGTGCGTCCAGCGCACCTCGTCCACTCACGACTGTCTGTTCGCGGCGGACCATTTGGCGATCAACATCTTGTCCACCGACCAGCTCGACGTCGTCGCTACGTTCGCGGGAAAGGGCGACGACAAGTTTCGGGACGTCGCATGGGAGAGCGGCCCGTTCGGCAGCCCGCTGCTCGCGCGCAGCAGCGCGCAGATGGAGGTGGAGATCCGCGAACGGCTGCAAGCCAGCACCCACACCGTGTTCATCGGCCGCGTGGTGCACGCCGCCGTCGCCGGGAACCATCCGATGGTCTACAGCGCGGGTAAGTTCTTCGACGGTGGCGCGCTCGCGCCGCTGGGATCGACCGACCGAGCGGCGGGCGGCTCGGGGTGA
- a CDS encoding TetR/AcrR family transcriptional regulator, with amino-acid sequence MRGPVQRRSEDSTVRMLDAALELAAGDGLGAVTIAAVAEGASTSNGSVYHRFGSRAGLLVAMIDRFLGRVESELRGELANATAEPDDVVALEMLIGAHMRIFERESALFWAFMVEGRNDPALRERGFQASGILSTEIASWLRTRFSCDPGHADTVFRILFGLGVTRVMFGDSELTANSSTPDEQVKMARDIVMGQLVRAQASRPPSRHPRRSPPST; translated from the coding sequence ATGCGTGGACCAGTACAGCGGCGTAGCGAGGACTCGACGGTCCGGATGCTCGATGCCGCCCTCGAACTCGCGGCGGGGGACGGCCTGGGTGCCGTCACGATCGCCGCCGTGGCCGAGGGGGCCAGTACCTCGAACGGTTCGGTCTATCACCGGTTCGGCAGCCGTGCCGGGCTCCTGGTCGCGATGATCGACCGATTCCTCGGCCGCGTGGAGAGCGAACTCCGCGGCGAACTCGCCAATGCCACGGCCGAGCCCGACGACGTGGTGGCGCTGGAGATGCTGATCGGCGCCCACATGCGGATCTTCGAGCGCGAGTCCGCACTCTTCTGGGCGTTCATGGTCGAGGGACGCAACGACCCCGCCCTGCGAGAGCGCGGCTTCCAGGCCAGCGGCATCCTGTCGACGGAGATCGCTTCCTGGCTGCGGACCCGCTTCTCCTGCGATCCGGGCCACGCCGACACGGTGTTCCGCATCCTCTTCGGGCTCGGGGTCACGCGCGTCATGTTCGGCGATAGCGAGCTGACCGCGAACTCGTCCACCCCTGACGAGCAGGTGAAGATGGCCCGCGACATCGTGATGGGCCAGCTCGTTCGCGCCCAGGCATCACGGCCGCCGAGCCGGCACCCTCGTCGCAGCCCGCCGTCAACATGA
- the nodC gene encoding chitooligosaccharide synthase NodC, with protein sequence MAAVTSILSTAALTVSVAYAVLVVVYQAVQARYVWRADRHSPTPVDPMGALPSVDVIIPCYNEDPLLLAECLRSVLAQDYEGQLRVYLVDDGSDNRSRLEPVHAAHADDPRFTFVPLPHNVGKRKAQVEAIRRSGGELVVNIDSDTTIEPGVVRKLAAKMADPAVGGAMGQMVARNRHATWLTRLVDMEYWMACNGERAAQSEFGAVMCCCGPCAVYRRSALLKVLDQYETQYFRGQPSDFGEDRHLTVLLLKEGLRTEYVPDARAATLVPERLRPYARQQLRWARSTFRDTALAGRLLPRLGRYLLLDVAGQNLVPLLLVLTVLTGCAQIATATVPWAPILAITAATTSNCAFALWRSREARFFGYALHTALNIFLLLPLKAYALCTLSDASWGSRILPAIAPRGHGNDLPGTPPPARAVTGPFPAVRPGIPRQASAQPGDEASERGRAEWTAESAWKI encoded by the coding sequence ATGGCGGCAGTGACCAGCATCCTGTCCACTGCCGCGTTGACCGTCTCCGTGGCCTATGCGGTCCTCGTGGTCGTCTATCAGGCCGTGCAGGCGCGGTACGTCTGGCGTGCCGACCGCCACAGCCCCACTCCCGTGGACCCCATGGGCGCGCTGCCCAGTGTGGACGTGATCATCCCCTGTTACAACGAGGACCCACTGCTGCTGGCGGAGTGCCTGCGCTCGGTGCTGGCGCAGGACTACGAAGGGCAGCTGCGGGTCTACCTCGTCGACGACGGCTCGGACAACCGCTCCCGTCTGGAGCCTGTGCATGCCGCCCATGCCGACGACCCGCGGTTCACGTTCGTGCCGCTTCCGCACAACGTGGGCAAACGCAAGGCACAGGTCGAGGCGATCCGCCGGTCAGGCGGTGAGCTGGTGGTCAACATCGACTCGGACACCACGATCGAACCCGGTGTCGTGCGAAAGCTGGCCGCGAAGATGGCCGATCCGGCCGTCGGCGGAGCCATGGGCCAGATGGTGGCCCGCAACCGGCACGCCACCTGGCTGACCCGGCTGGTCGACATGGAGTACTGGATGGCCTGCAACGGTGAGCGGGCGGCCCAGTCCGAGTTCGGCGCCGTCATGTGCTGTTGCGGGCCGTGCGCGGTCTACCGGCGCTCGGCTCTCCTCAAAGTGCTCGACCAGTACGAGACCCAGTACTTCCGGGGACAGCCGAGTGACTTCGGTGAGGACCGTCATCTGACGGTCCTCCTGCTCAAGGAGGGCCTGCGCACCGAGTACGTACCCGACGCGAGGGCGGCGACGCTGGTACCCGAGCGTCTACGGCCCTACGCGCGCCAACAACTCCGGTGGGCGCGCAGCACCTTCCGCGACACGGCGCTGGCCGGGCGCCTGCTGCCCCGCCTCGGCCGCTACCTGCTGCTCGACGTGGCGGGTCAGAACCTCGTACCCCTGCTGCTCGTCCTGACCGTACTGACCGGATGCGCGCAGATCGCCACGGCGACGGTTCCATGGGCACCGATACTCGCGATCACCGCGGCGACCACGAGCAACTGCGCGTTCGCGCTCTGGCGCAGCCGAGAGGCGAGGTTCTTCGGCTACGCGCTCCACACAGCCCTCAACATCTTCCTGCTGCTCCCGCTCAAGGCCTATGCGCTGTGCACCCTGAGCGACGCCAGTTGGGGCTCACGCATCCTCCCCGCCATCGCTCCCCGCGGGCACGGCAATGACCTGCCAGGCACCCCGCCACCGGCGCGGGCGGTCACCGGTCCGTTTCCCGCAGTCCGCCCTGGCATCCCACGCCAGGCAAGTGCGCAGCCGGGTGACGAAGCGAGCGAGAGGGGCAGGGCTGAATGGACAGCGGAATCCGCATGGAAAATCTGA
- a CDS encoding GntR family transcriptional regulator: MNRANSERASEPKNGSMQARVIAEMRFRIIRGDMEPGAPLSELALAEEFGVSRTPVREALKQLQTEGLVEIRPRVGTFVTTPSRREITELFTMKELLEGAAARLLARRGRVAEIDLLERNLREADEAVKRDNRERYAELVQDFHDLLIAGADNSKLEAHYRMLMNQLAYPRLVNTSLSRPGRALQSDREHHLVLELILDKDGDSAEQVMREHVRASRRALLAGLPMGGSNGGVGVVGS, from the coding sequence GTGAATCGCGCAAACAGCGAACGGGCGAGCGAACCGAAGAACGGATCGATGCAGGCCAGGGTGATCGCCGAAATGCGCTTTCGGATCATCAGGGGAGACATGGAGCCCGGGGCTCCGCTCTCGGAGCTCGCCCTCGCGGAGGAGTTCGGCGTCAGTCGTACGCCGGTGCGCGAAGCCCTCAAGCAGTTGCAAACCGAAGGCCTGGTCGAAATCCGGCCCCGCGTCGGGACGTTCGTCACCACTCCCTCCCGTCGCGAGATCACGGAACTCTTCACGATGAAGGAGCTCCTTGAGGGCGCGGCCGCCCGCCTCCTCGCCCGGCGCGGCCGAGTCGCGGAGATCGACCTGCTCGAACGGAACCTGCGCGAGGCCGATGAGGCGGTGAAGCGGGACAACCGGGAGCGGTACGCGGAGCTGGTCCAGGACTTCCACGACCTCCTCATAGCGGGTGCCGACAACAGCAAACTGGAGGCCCACTACCGGATGCTGATGAACCAGCTGGCTTATCCCCGGCTGGTGAACACCTCGCTGAGCCGGCCGGGCCGCGCCCTGCAGTCGGACCGCGAGCACCACCTCGTCCTGGAGCTGATCCTTGACAAGGACGGCGACAGCGCCGAGCAGGTGATGCGCGAGCACGTCCGGGCCAGCCGCCGCGCACTGCTGGCGGGGCTGCCCATGGGCGGTTCGAACGGGGGGGTCGGCGTGGTGGGTTCCTGA
- a CDS encoding CocE/NonD family hydrolase, with the protein MPPVPSTPAPRTSFTDGDMYVEKDVPIRTVGGRVVMADVYRPVGEGPHPAVMCFTPYGKDIHFAVKEPAVYEKIAMTNDYAVYEAPDIMRWVADDYAVVVVDAAGLGASPGVVDVWSKRDIEDYHDAIEFIGEQPWCTGRVGLTGISYLSATQIAVAAMCPPHLTCIIPWEVGGDNYTMVYQEGIRNTFFLGSWFDAWIVPNQYGRDRLPPEALEADLTDYPSVAAEHPLYDEFWAERAPDLSQITVPFYTAANWTSAMLSLQQHFDLFDQAASERKWLRAHSGGHIEPYYEEDGFAEQKRFMDYWLKDADNGMLDVPPLKLAVRRPDGIEWIHEHEWPLARTRWTKWYLDGRTNTISPRSPEEDSAVTFEATMGQPPRFEKPSADAGEHQAVHMNDAVVRAYIAAGVDQPREQPWNATFASLPLETDLRLIGPVTLHLTVSASAGDTDLFVCLRDIAPDGTEVVYYGLDNPETPVSVGWGRLSRRALDGDRTRPELHRPVHRQDKEDPPAPGETVQIDIAVGPTSTVFEAGHRLVVEVASRDVFRAFPFLHITPENRRTGGEVSLHTGGNAAWVELPVVPD; encoded by the coding sequence ATGCCACCTGTCCCGAGCACGCCCGCACCCCGGACCTCGTTCACCGACGGCGACATGTACGTGGAGAAGGACGTACCGATCCGGACGGTCGGCGGGCGCGTCGTGATGGCCGACGTCTACCGCCCCGTCGGCGAAGGGCCGCACCCGGCAGTCATGTGCTTCACCCCGTACGGCAAGGACATCCACTTCGCGGTCAAAGAGCCGGCGGTCTACGAGAAGATCGCGATGACCAACGACTACGCCGTCTACGAGGCCCCCGACATCATGCGGTGGGTGGCTGACGACTACGCGGTCGTGGTCGTCGACGCCGCAGGACTCGGCGCCTCTCCCGGCGTGGTCGACGTATGGTCGAAGCGCGACATCGAGGACTACCACGACGCCATCGAGTTCATCGGTGAGCAGCCATGGTGCACCGGGCGCGTCGGTCTCACCGGCATCTCCTACCTCTCGGCCACGCAGATCGCGGTGGCCGCGATGTGCCCGCCTCACCTGACCTGCATCATCCCGTGGGAGGTGGGCGGCGACAACTACACCATGGTGTACCAGGAAGGCATCAGGAACACGTTCTTCCTCGGGTCGTGGTTCGACGCCTGGATCGTGCCGAACCAGTACGGACGCGACAGGCTCCCCCCTGAGGCATTGGAGGCCGACCTGACCGACTATCCGAGCGTCGCCGCCGAGCACCCGCTCTACGACGAGTTCTGGGCCGAGCGGGCGCCGGACCTGTCGCAGATCACGGTGCCGTTCTACACCGCTGCCAACTGGACCAGCGCCATGCTGTCGCTGCAACAGCACTTCGACCTGTTCGACCAGGCCGCCTCGGAGCGCAAGTGGCTGCGCGCCCATTCCGGCGGTCACATCGAGCCCTACTACGAGGAGGACGGCTTCGCTGAGCAGAAGCGCTTCATGGACTACTGGCTCAAGGACGCCGACAACGGCATGCTCGACGTTCCGCCGCTGAAGCTGGCCGTGCGCAGGCCGGACGGTATCGAGTGGATCCACGAGCACGAGTGGCCGCTCGCCAGGACGCGGTGGACCAAGTGGTACCTCGACGGCCGGACGAACACCATCTCACCACGGTCCCCGGAAGAGGACTCCGCCGTCACCTTCGAAGCGACCATGGGCCAACCGCCGAGGTTCGAGAAGCCCTCAGCAGACGCCGGCGAGCACCAGGCGGTTCACATGAACGACGCCGTGGTCCGCGCGTACATCGCCGCCGGCGTCGACCAACCCCGCGAGCAGCCGTGGAACGCGACGTTCGCTTCCCTGCCCCTGGAGACGGACCTGCGGCTGATCGGTCCGGTCACCCTGCACCTGACCGTCTCCGCCTCGGCCGGTGACACCGACCTGTTCGTCTGCCTGCGCGACATCGCCCCGGACGGTACCGAGGTCGTGTACTACGGACTGGACAACCCCGAAACCCCCGTGAGCGTCGGCTGGGGGCGGCTGTCCCGTCGCGCCCTCGACGGCGATCGCACGAGGCCCGAGCTGCACCGTCCGGTGCACCGGCAGGACAAGGAAGATCCGCCCGCGCCGGGCGAGACCGTGCAGATCGACATCGCGGTCGGCCCCACCAGCACGGTCTTCGAGGCCGGTCACCGTCTTGTAGTCGAGGTGGCCTCCCGGGATGTGTTCCGTGCCTTCCCCTTCCTGCACATCACCCCGGAGAACCGCCGCACCGGCGGCGAAGTGTCCCTGCACACCGGCGGCAACGCAGCGTGGGTCGAGCTGCCTGTCGTTCCGGACTGA
- the nodB gene encoding chitooligosaccharide deacetylase NodB, whose translation MNQNVARKLKPVGTDASDNHSRLAVIDGGRAAYVPGVDFIGRPWKPHQSSGSPKMRAALRRASATEDSLPTHRSSVDTHFGQDGPGGEWVSRWIAQEDGDPCSLRPFLCATRSVRAAGSPAAIYRPQERTVVMDTVTTAGPQDGPTDRPSSSACEVRGADDGDRCIYLTFDDGPNLFCTPQILDVLAEHRALATFCVIGEYAAGHPELIRRIVAEGHGLASHTMTHRDLSHCAPEEIQQEISRASDVITAISPQTPLRHLRAPYGVWTGEARAAAAALGLAPLDWTVDPRDWSRPGVDAIVETVLTHIRPGGVILLHDGCPPDELPRGDRTHLREQTVAALRRLIPALRDRGFVFRTLPLPSAASAAELSADMPGVR comes from the coding sequence GTGAACCAGAATGTCGCCCGAAAACTCAAGCCCGTCGGCACCGACGCCTCCGACAACCACTCCCGGCTCGCTGTCATCGATGGGGGCCGGGCCGCATACGTGCCCGGCGTCGATTTCATCGGCCGGCCGTGGAAGCCGCACCAGTCGTCGGGCAGTCCCAAGATGCGCGCCGCACTCCGCAGGGCGTCGGCCACCGAGGACAGCCTGCCCACCCATCGTTCCAGCGTAGACACCCACTTCGGGCAGGACGGTCCCGGGGGCGAGTGGGTGAGCCGGTGGATCGCGCAGGAGGACGGGGACCCCTGCAGCCTGCGGCCGTTCTTGTGTGCGACCCGCTCCGTGAGAGCAGCCGGATCCCCGGCAGCCATATATAGACCCCAGGAAAGGACCGTGGTGATGGACACCGTCACGACAGCCGGGCCTCAGGACGGCCCGACCGACCGCCCGTCATCCAGCGCCTGCGAGGTGCGCGGCGCGGACGACGGCGACCGGTGCATCTACCTGACGTTCGACGACGGCCCCAATCTGTTCTGTACGCCGCAGATTCTCGATGTGCTCGCCGAGCACCGTGCGCTCGCCACGTTCTGCGTGATCGGTGAGTATGCCGCAGGTCATCCGGAGTTGATCCGCAGAATCGTGGCGGAAGGCCACGGCCTGGCCAGCCACACCATGACACACAGGGATCTGTCCCACTGCGCCCCCGAGGAGATCCAGCAGGAGATCTCGAGGGCGAGCGACGTCATCACCGCCATCTCCCCGCAGACGCCACTGCGTCATCTGCGAGCGCCGTACGGGGTCTGGACCGGCGAGGCCCGCGCCGCGGCGGCAGCACTCGGACTGGCGCCCCTCGACTGGACGGTGGACCCGCGCGACTGGTCGCGCCCTGGAGTGGACGCCATCGTCGAGACGGTACTGACCCACATCCGGCCGGGCGGAGTCATCCTCCTGCATGACGGATGCCCGCCGGACGAACTGCCGAGAGGTGACCGCACCCACCTGCGGGAACAGACGGTCGCCGCGCTCCGCCGCCTGATCCCGGCGCTGCGAGACCGCGGATTCGTCTTCCGGACGCTTCCGCTGCCGTCCGCCGCGTCGGCAGCCGAGCTGTCCGCCGACATGCCCGGGGTCCGATGA
- a CDS encoding beta-ketoacyl-[acyl-carrier-protein] synthase family protein, translated as MKPSRIVVTGLGAVTPLGADMSSTWDALMGGESGITKLDTPWAPQAAVKIAGLVQHDVEAAIGRVNARRLDRSQQLAVLAAREAWADAGLGTGGVDPERVAVAVGSGVGGAQTLEDQLDVLAHKGASGVSPYTVPRMIPNGSAAAVSLDLRARAGAHAPTSACASGAEALWLAALLLHTRRADVVIAGGTDAFISPISIAGFARIGALSRSEVPEEACRPFGRYRDGFVMSEGAAVLILEREEDALARRAHRYAVLAGTAVTSDAHHITAPAPEGQVRAIHQVLADAQLGPTDIAHVNAHATGTPVGDAVEAQVLAEVLPHRPSVTATKASTGHLLGASGALEAAFAALTLTTGTVPAIRNFTEPGDGIDLDLVHGRPRKQQPDVVLSTSFGFGGHNALIVLTRP; from the coding sequence GTGAAACCGTCGCGGATCGTGGTCACCGGGCTGGGGGCGGTGACGCCCCTCGGTGCCGACATGTCCTCCACTTGGGACGCCCTGATGGGCGGGGAGTCAGGGATCACCAAGCTCGATACGCCGTGGGCACCGCAGGCCGCTGTCAAGATCGCCGGACTGGTCCAGCACGATGTCGAGGCGGCCATCGGCCGCGTGAACGCGCGCAGGCTCGACCGTTCCCAGCAACTGGCGGTGCTGGCGGCGCGCGAGGCGTGGGCGGATGCCGGGCTCGGCACTGGGGGTGTGGATCCCGAGCGGGTCGCGGTCGCGGTCGGCTCCGGCGTCGGCGGTGCCCAGACTCTTGAGGACCAGCTCGACGTGCTGGCCCACAAGGGGGCGAGTGGGGTCTCGCCCTACACCGTGCCGCGGATGATACCCAACGGGTCGGCCGCCGCGGTCAGCCTCGACCTGCGGGCGCGGGCCGGGGCACACGCCCCGACCAGTGCCTGTGCCTCGGGAGCCGAGGCACTGTGGCTGGCCGCACTGTTGCTCCACACCCGCCGGGCCGACGTCGTCATCGCCGGTGGGACGGACGCGTTCATCTCCCCGATCAGCATCGCCGGCTTTGCCCGCATCGGTGCCCTGTCCCGGAGCGAGGTCCCCGAAGAGGCGTGCCGCCCCTTCGGCCGATACCGCGACGGGTTCGTGATGAGCGAAGGGGCAGCCGTGCTGATCCTGGAGCGCGAAGAGGATGCCCTGGCCCGTCGGGCCCACCGCTACGCCGTGCTGGCCGGGACTGCGGTCACCTCGGACGCCCACCACATCACCGCCCCCGCACCGGAGGGACAGGTGCGCGCGATTCACCAGGTGCTCGCCGACGCCCAACTCGGCCCAACCGACATCGCGCACGTCAACGCGCATGCCACCGGCACCCCGGTCGGCGATGCCGTCGAGGCCCAGGTGCTGGCCGAGGTGCTGCCGCACCGGCCGAGCGTCACGGCCACGAAAGCCTCCACCGGACATCTGCTGGGCGCGTCGGGTGCGCTGGAGGCCGCCTTCGCCGCCCTGACCCTGACGACCGGCACTGTCCCGGCCATCCGAAACTTCACCGAGCCCGGCGACGGCATCGACCTCGATCTCGTCCACGGCCGCCCGCGAAAGCAGCAGCCGGACGTGGTGCTCTCGACAAGTTTCGGCTTCGGCGGCCACAACGCGCTGATCGTGCTGACCCGTCCCTGA